A stretch of DNA from Bacillus sp. FJAT-45350:
TTGCTTAAGAAAGGAGAGGAAGAAAAAGGGAGGTAATAGCCTTGACGATTACTATTGAAAAAAGGTGGTTAGGCAGTTATCCAGAATCAGTACCGACAACTTTACAATATCCTGAACGTACATTGCATTCGTATTTAAAGGAAGCTGCTGAAGAAAGTCCTGAGAAGTCTGCGCTTCATTTCATAGGGAAAGAAGTATCTTTTGGAGAGCTATATGCGTCAGCAAAGAAGTTTGCTAATCAGTTGCAAGAAATTGGAGTAAAAAAAGGTGATAGAGTTGCAATTATGTTAGCTAATTGCCCGCAAGCAGTGATTTCTTATTATGGAGTACTAATGGCTGGGGCAATTGCTGTTCAAACGAATCCCCTTTATGTTGAAAGAGAATTAGAGCACCAATTAGTTGATTCACAGGCAAAAGTTATTGTTTGTTTGGATTTAGTTTATCCGAGAGTTGCAAAGGTCCGGAATAAGACAGAATTAACTCATGTTATCGTCACCGGTATTAAAGACTATTTACCATTTCCAAAAAACCTTATCTATCCATTTATCCAGAAAAAGCAAACAGGAATTAAAGTTGAAATCACATATGATAACAAGACACTTCCGTTTATGAACTTTTTAAAAGAAGGTAGTGATAGTGAGCCTTCAGTGTCAGTGTCGCCTAAAGAAGATCTTGCACTTCTTCAATATACAGGTGGTACGACAGGCCCTGCAAAAGGTGTTATGCTCACTCATTACAATTTAGTTGTTAATACAACACAGTGTTTAAACTGGATGTACAAAATGGAGAAGGGGAAGGAAAAGATACTTGCCGCGCTCCCATTCTTCCATGTGTATGGAATGACAACAGCGATGAATGTAGCTATTATGTATCATTCTCAGCTAATTATCTTACCGAAATTTGATCCAAAAGATGTACTAAAAACTATACAGAAACAAAGAATTACCCTGTTTCCAGGTGCACCAACGATGTATATTGCATTAATTAATAATCCTAACATTCATGATTATGATTTATCTTCTATTAAGGCATGTATTAGTGGAGCAGCTCCTTTGCCATTAGAAGTACAACAGAAGTTTGAAGAGCTATCAGGTGGAAGGTTAGTAGAAGGGTATGGATTAACTGAAACTTCTCCTGTAGCAGTTGCGAATCCAATTTGGGATAGACGAAAATCAGGTAGTATTGGTATTCCATGGCCGGATACTGAAGTCGCGGTTTTATCACAGGAAACAGGTGAACTTGCTGAGCCTCATGAAGTTGGAGAAATAGTGATTCGAGGGCCACAGGTTATGAAAGGATACTGGAATCGTCCTGAAGAGAATGCCGCATGTTTCAAAGAAGACTGGTTTGTTACCGGTGATATGGGTTATATGGACGAAGAAGGATATTTCTATATTGTGGATAGGAAGAAAGATATGATTATTGCAGGAGGATTTAATATTTATCCGAGGGAAGTAGAAGAAGTTCTCTTTGAACATGAAGGTATTCAAGAGGCTGTCGTCCTCGGTGTGCCAGATGAGTACCGTGGAGAAACTGTGAAGGCATATATCGTACGCAAAGAGGGTTCTCATGTTACTGAAAAAGAAATCGAAGCTTTTTGTAGAAAGAATTTAGCAGCTTTCAAAGTACCAAGAATATATGAGTTCCGTGATGAATTACCAAAAACATTGGTAGGAAAAGTGTTACGTAGAGTATTAGTAGAAGAGGAAAAGAGAAAGTATACAGAAGTAGAGGAGAAAGAAAGCAGTTAAAGTGGCATCAAGGCGCTGGATAAATCCCTTATACTTTTTATGAAATCAAAGAAAAATTCCTATTAAACATATAATGTTTAATAGGAATTTTTTTAATTTTTAAAAAATGTCTTTAAAAATGAATCAACATTCATTACAATAGAGGTAGAGAGAGAGGCTAATGCGAAAGGGGAGAACACAAGGAGGAATTTTGTTTGAGCTCTGTATTAGAGAAGAAATGGTTCAATAAATATTCAGAAGAAATTCCACATTCAATTGATTATCAAGAAAAGACATTACATCAAATGCTAAAGGAAACAACGGAAAAGTATCCAACAAATGACGTACTTGATTTTTTTGGAAAGACATTAAGCTATACTGAGCTATATACATTAGTTCACAAGTTCGCCAATGCATTAAAGCAAAGAGGGTTAGAAAAAGGGGATCGTGTAGCTATTATGCTACCAAATTGTCCGCAGGCTGTTATAAGTTATTATGGTATCTTAATGGCAGGTGGAATTGTTGTACAGACAAATCCATTGTATGTGGAAAGAGAATTAGAGCATCAAATGAGTGATTCAGGAGCGAAGATGATTATTTGCCTCGAGTTACTGTATCCACGTGTTATGAAAGTAAAGAGTAAGACAAGTCTTGAACATATAATTGTAACCGCTATC
This window harbors:
- a CDS encoding long-chain-fatty-acid--CoA ligase; translated protein: MTITIEKRWLGSYPESVPTTLQYPERTLHSYLKEAAEESPEKSALHFIGKEVSFGELYASAKKFANQLQEIGVKKGDRVAIMLANCPQAVISYYGVLMAGAIAVQTNPLYVERELEHQLVDSQAKVIVCLDLVYPRVAKVRNKTELTHVIVTGIKDYLPFPKNLIYPFIQKKQTGIKVEITYDNKTLPFMNFLKEGSDSEPSVSVSPKEDLALLQYTGGTTGPAKGVMLTHYNLVVNTTQCLNWMYKMEKGKEKILAALPFFHVYGMTTAMNVAIMYHSQLIILPKFDPKDVLKTIQKQRITLFPGAPTMYIALINNPNIHDYDLSSIKACISGAAPLPLEVQQKFEELSGGRLVEGYGLTETSPVAVANPIWDRRKSGSIGIPWPDTEVAVLSQETGELAEPHEVGEIVIRGPQVMKGYWNRPEENAACFKEDWFVTGDMGYMDEEGYFYIVDRKKDMIIAGGFNIYPREVEEVLFEHEGIQEAVVLGVPDEYRGETVKAYIVRKEGSHVTEKEIEAFCRKNLAAFKVPRIYEFRDELPKTLVGKVLRRVLVEEEKRKYTEVEEKESS